The sequence below is a genomic window from Candidatus Cloacimonadota bacterium.
CAGTTTGCCAAAGAATTATGGTCTGTGATGGCCATCCACTCTATTCCACAGGCTTTTGCGCGTTCCACCACATCCCGGGGCGACATTTCCAAGCCTCCGCAGGGAGAAAGAACTGAATGGATATGCAAATCTGCCGTGAACCATCGCATCGCGCGTTTTTTATTTCAGCATCCCGTAAAGAATGCCAGCCAGGCTGAAGCTGTCCAACTCGCTGGAAATCAGGCAGATTCCTTCAGAAGTCGCCTTTTCCACCACGTTCTCTTCCGGGACGTTTCCCTTGGAAAAAACAATGGCGGGAATTCCCGTCAGCGCGGCAACTGCCACCGTGTTCAGATGTTTCATAATCGTAATCCAGGCTTGGCCTTCGCGTGCCGAACCCATCACATCACTAAGCATATCGCAAACATAGCCGCCGCTGATTTCTATCTTTTCGGGGTCCACTTTCGGAGTGTGGTTCGTCCCCTGGACCGCGGCCATGTATTCTGCCAAATTTATCATTTTCAATTCCTTATTGGTCCTCTTCCTTGCTGTGACGCTTGAGCAGCACCACACAGTCATCAATTGTGGCTTTGCCCTGAACGATGTCTTCGGCGAGGGCATAGCAGCTTGGAGACCCGCAGGCACAGCAGTTCAAGCCTGGCAGTGTCGTCAGAATCTCGTTCAGCTTCTTCATTTTCATAATCGCTTTTTTGATGTTTTTATCCAGTTCCAGGATGGAACGCGGCGCCAGGGGCACAACATCAAATTCCCCATCACGATACAGCTTTGCCAGCCCCATCGTATCCAGTCTGCTGTTCACCCCATCCTTAATCATTTTCTTGATGCGGCTCATCGCCACGAAGGGGTTTTCAACGTTGAAAGCGCCGCCCACACAACCATTTGTACAGCTTCGCAAAACTATATAATCATATTGATCCAGATAGTGGTCTTCCACCCGGGACAAAATCTCCATCACGTTTTCAACGCCGTTCACGGAAAGGGTGCGAATATCCTCACAATCCACCAGCTCTGCCTGAACTCCGGAAAGCGCCCAGGTGAGCCCTCTCGGATACGTATCTATCTGCGGCGGATTGTTTTGCAATTGCTTGATATACTCGCGCACCCTGCCATAAATCATGCCGATGGAAAAAGCGCCATCCTGCAGGCGTTTATAGGCTCCCTCAGGCTGATGCACAGCGGTCATGTGAGCCGGGCAGGGCACGATTAAAAAGATGCCGATATCCTCTTCCGGTATGCCTTTCAGAGCCATCACACGTTCCCTCAAATAGCTGGTGAGTATGCTCATCGGCGCTTCCAGATGAAAAAGGTTCGGAAGCAGGGAAGGATATTTTAGCTGCACCAAACGCACCACGGTTGGGCAATTGCTGGACAGGATGGGACGCATGTCACGATTCGCGCGGATATAATCCCGAATCATGTTTATCATGAATTCCGTCACCATTGCCTCTTCCTGAACCTCATCGAAGCCAAGCTCGTAAACAGCTTGTTTTGCAACCTCATAGGAAACATCTTCCGTAAACTGGCCAAAATAGGAGGAAGACAGCACGGCAATCTTATATTTGAAATTATCGATTAAATCCAGCGGGTCGCTGTGCGGAATGATGGCGTGAAATTGACACACCTCAATACATTTACCGCAGTCCACACAGCGGTTTGGGTTAATCCACGCCTTACGGTCTCGAACGCGGATTGCCTCTGTGGGGCAAACCCGCACACAAGCCGTGCAGCCAGTGCAGTTGTCCGGCAAAATATGTAAAGCGTGGTAGTATTGGCTTTCTTCTTTATTCATCATTATTAAAAAAGATTAGAAACTCCAAAAGCGTCTTTCCATTTTCCTCCGAACGGATGCGCAGAGCATCAGCATTCTTTTTGATGTTTGGCAAGCCCAAACCAGCTCCAAAACCAAGCTCACGCACCATTTCATCCGCGGTGGAATAGCCTGGAATCATGGCTTGTTCGATGTCCGCGATACCCGGACCATCGTCTTCAAAAATCACGTGAATCAAATCCGGATAGACGTGGCTCAACATCATTCCACCCTGGGAATGTGCCGCCACATTTATCTCTGCCTCGTAAGCCGCAACCGCCACGCGGCGAAGCACTTCCGGATTCACACCCAGGCGTTTCAACAGGTTTTTCACCTCTGCCGAACCTTTGCCGGCGCTGTTGAAATCCTTTTCCGGGATGGGTGAATCCATGGACACATCTGCCTCTGGAGGTTTTTCAATGAAATCCCTGACGGCTCGCTCGTATCCATTGTGGATATGAAAGTATTCCGCCATGTCAGATTTTACAGCTACGAAGTCCCGCACCATATAACAGACCGCTGGAGCGATACATGGTTAAATCTGTGCAAATCAAGGGTAGGTCACGTTCTTTGGCCATCTCGGTGATTTCATCCATA
It includes:
- a CDS encoding 4Fe-4S binding protein, which produces MNKEESQYYHALHILPDNCTGCTACVRVCPTEAIRVRDRKAWINPNRCVDCGKCIEVCQFHAIIPHSDPLDLIDNFKYKIAVLSSSYFGQFTEDVSYEVAKQAVYELGFDEVQEEAMVTEFMINMIRDYIRANRDMRPILSSNCPTVVRLVQLKYPSLLPNLFHLEAPMSILTSYLRERVMALKGIPEEDIGIFLIVPCPAHMTAVHQPEGAYKRLQDGAFSIGMIYGRVREYIKQLQNNPPQIDTYPRGLTWALSGVQAELVDCEDIRTLSVNGVENVMEILSRVEDHYLDQYDYIVLRSCTNGCVGGAFNVENPFVAMSRIKKMIKDGVNSRLDTMGLAKLYRDGEFDVVPLAPRSILELDKNIKKAIMKMKKLNEILTTLPGLNCCACGSPSCYALAEDIVQGKATIDDCVVLLKRHSKEEDQ
- a CDS encoding ATP-binding protein: MAEYFHIHNGYERAVRDFIEKPPEADVSMDSPIPEKDFNSAGKGSAEVKNLLKRLGVNPEVLRRVAVAAYEAEINVAAHSQGGMMLSHVYPDLIHVIFEDDGPGIADIEQAMIPGYSTADEMVRELGFGAGLGLPNIKKNADALRIRSEENGKTLLEFLIFFNNDE